A stretch of Candidatus Vicinibacter affinis DNA encodes these proteins:
- a CDS encoding ABC transporter permease produces MNLSRFLASRTYSAFNQSLIRNIIRIAVISTALSLSVVIVSSSVFEGFQKLIAQKVFGFWGHIHITDMQVNRSIEPYAIQHSDSIKYLISHADFSPVNLPTDVIRKLESFVVLPAIVGMDAQYEGLFLKGIASDFDWEFLGQFLKSGRLPELSDSVFSRDILVSEQTALKLSLQPEQSLIANFVIDGKQIKRKLKVCGTYRTGLEEYDRKFALVDIRMLQQVLQWGPEEVTGIEVFAKDIQLVSELNNFLYEEVLPSNLYSETIREKFPNIFEWLSLQDINKRFIIGLILLVCIINMSTTLLILILERTHMIGLLSALGMRSWDQRKVFVRYGVRILTRGMLYGNIIGIGLCLIQWKYKFIKLSEADYYLDHAPVSLNPWTWLIVNVIFFVVISSSLLIPSYLVARIKPVNALKFR; encoded by the coding sequence ATGAATCTGAGCAGATTTTTAGCCTCCAGGACTTATTCGGCCTTCAATCAATCCCTGATCCGAAACATCATTCGGATTGCAGTCATCTCTACGGCGCTCAGCCTGTCTGTCGTAATTGTATCCTCTTCCGTTTTTGAGGGATTCCAGAAGCTGATTGCACAGAAGGTATTTGGTTTCTGGGGACATATTCACATTACGGATATGCAGGTAAACAGGAGCATTGAGCCCTATGCAATTCAGCACAGCGACAGCATCAAATATCTTATAAGCCATGCAGACTTTAGTCCGGTGAACTTGCCGACTGATGTGATCAGAAAGCTGGAATCGTTTGTGGTGCTCCCCGCCATTGTGGGGATGGATGCGCAATATGAAGGCTTGTTTTTAAAAGGGATTGCATCAGATTTTGATTGGGAATTTTTAGGACAATTTCTTAAATCGGGCAGGTTGCCTGAATTGTCAGACAGCGTTTTTTCGAGAGATATTCTGGTGTCGGAACAAACCGCACTCAAGTTGTCTCTCCAACCGGAACAAAGCCTCATTGCCAATTTTGTAATAGATGGCAAACAAATAAAACGCAAGCTAAAAGTTTGTGGAACCTATCGCACAGGCCTGGAAGAGTATGACCGTAAATTTGCATTGGTAGACATCCGAATGTTGCAACAAGTATTGCAATGGGGGCCTGAGGAAGTAACCGGGATCGAAGTTTTTGCAAAAGACATCCAACTTGTTTCTGAACTGAACAATTTTCTCTATGAAGAAGTCCTTCCTTCGAATTTATATTCAGAAACCATACGCGAGAAATTTCCAAATATTTTTGAGTGGCTCTCCTTGCAAGACATCAACAAGCGTTTTATAATCGGGTTGATTTTATTGGTTTGCATCATCAATATGTCTACTACCTTATTGATACTGATTCTGGAGCGCACACACATGATTGGTTTACTCAGTGCTTTGGGAATGCGGAGTTGGGATCAGCGCAAGGTTTTTGTCCGCTATGGCGTAAGAATTCTGACTCGGGGAATGTTGTACGGTAATATAATTGGGATAGGTCTTTGTCTGATCCAGTGGAAATATAAATTTATCAAACTCAGTGAAGCGGATTATTATCTGGATCATGCGCCGGTAAGTCTCAACCCCTGGACGTGGCTGATAGTGAATGTAATTTTCTTTGTGGTAATCAGCTCAAGCTTGTTGATTCCATCCTACTTAGTCGCGAGAATAAAGCCTGTGAATGCATTGAAGTTCAGGTGA
- a CDS encoding tyrosine--tRNA ligase — translation MQRKDFLEELRWRNMLQDHTPGLEEYLASGMATAYIGFDPTAASLGLGNYVQIMLLSLFQQSGHQPIVVMGGATGRIGDPSGKDKERELKTEDELDRNIATQKEQFMKMLNFTEGTNKAIMVNNYDFYKNMNILEFLRKVGKNSTINYMLAKESVKRRLETGISYTEFTYQLLQAYDYHCLYKEYDCRLQMGGSDQWGNITAGTDYIHKTIRDSKAFAVTTPLLTKSDGKKFGKSEEGNIWLDANMTSPYKFYQFWLNSDDADISKLLRYFSFKTKEEIENLETNHREDPRILKQSLAEEITIRIHGKDVFQRVLRVSELLFGRDSNAAFLKSMTSEELTDVSREIPRFELVRDSLNGGINIVNLLTESCPVFTSKSEARRALQNNAINLNKEKITDSDTIIQSHHLLNEKFLMVENGKKNKFIIECM, via the coding sequence ATGCAAAGGAAAGATTTTTTGGAGGAATTACGATGGAGAAATATGTTGCAGGACCATACTCCGGGTTTGGAGGAGTATCTGGCTTCCGGAATGGCCACCGCTTACATTGGCTTTGACCCTACGGCTGCCTCTCTGGGACTTGGGAATTATGTACAGATCATGTTGCTGAGCCTTTTTCAACAATCAGGCCATCAACCCATTGTTGTAATGGGTGGGGCAACAGGCCGCATCGGTGATCCCTCAGGTAAAGACAAAGAGCGTGAACTTAAAACGGAAGATGAACTTGATCGCAACATTGCCACCCAAAAGGAACAGTTTATGAAAATGTTAAACTTTACGGAAGGGACCAATAAAGCCATCATGGTCAACAATTATGACTTTTATAAAAACATGAACATTTTGGAATTTCTCAGAAAAGTCGGTAAAAATTCCACCATTAACTACATGCTTGCCAAAGAATCCGTAAAACGCAGATTGGAGACCGGAATTTCATATACTGAATTTACCTACCAGCTCCTTCAGGCTTACGATTATCACTGCTTGTATAAAGAATATGATTGCCGTCTTCAAATGGGGGGCTCTGATCAATGGGGGAATATCACGGCCGGCACAGATTATATACACAAAACCATCAGGGACTCCAAGGCTTTCGCGGTGACCACTCCGCTCCTTACAAAATCGGATGGTAAAAAATTTGGCAAATCAGAAGAAGGCAATATTTGGTTGGATGCCAACATGACCAGTCCCTATAAATTCTATCAGTTCTGGCTCAATTCAGACGATGCAGATATTTCAAAATTACTCCGGTATTTCAGTTTTAAAACCAAAGAAGAAATTGAAAATCTTGAAACCAATCATCGTGAGGATCCAAGAATATTAAAACAAAGTCTTGCTGAAGAAATCACCATCCGCATTCATGGCAAAGATGTTTTTCAGCGTGTGCTTCGGGTATCAGAATTGTTGTTCGGCAGAGACAGTAATGCAGCTTTTTTAAAGTCCATGACTTCTGAAGAGTTAACTGATGTGAGCAGAGAAATTCCACGATTTGAATTGGTTCGGGATTCATTAAATGGTGGCATAAACATAGTCAATCTCCTTACCGAATCTTGTCCGGTGTTCACGTCCAAGAGCGAAGCCAGACGGGCGCTACAGAACAATGCAATCAATCTTAATAAAGAAAAAATTACAGATTCCGATACCATCATACAAAGCCACCACTTGTTAAATGAAAAATTCCTGATGGTCGAAAACGGCAAGAAAAATAAATTCATCATCGAATGCATGTAG
- a CDS encoding alpha-hydroxy-acid oxidizing protein — MNFLSASSRQKEIYVNGSVGIKPGIPVDFQSLEHLAEKKLKPEAFGYIATGAGSEKGIKNNADAFSKYSIIPKMAHGGVTPDLSIDLFGTKSEAPVLFAPIGVLSLAHPNGDLELAEASAASGVPMIFSNQASHSMEACASRLSGNNYWFQLYFSKSNELVESFVSRAENCGCKAIVLTLDTTTLGWRQRDLNNAYLPFIKGLGIAQYTSDPVFKRLMQNADLTPNTKTPFNLSKLLLAHQLMRNYPEPYFTNWKTKNPIKAVKTFIDLYSRPNLNWEDIKWLRSITKLPILLKGILHPSDAMRTIDTGIDGIIISNHGGRQIDQVISSLDALKEIKKTVPANYPLLLDSGVRTGTDIFTALALGAKGILLGRPYVYALALQGKHGVLEYCRNLLAEFEITMSLAGSKSLQELNTDFLTTK; from the coding sequence ATGAATTTCTTATCCGCTTCATCCCGGCAAAAAGAAATCTATGTAAATGGTTCGGTAGGCATTAAGCCTGGAATTCCTGTGGATTTCCAAAGTTTAGAACATCTTGCAGAAAAAAAATTAAAACCTGAGGCCTTTGGGTACATTGCAACCGGCGCAGGTTCAGAAAAAGGAATCAAAAATAATGCAGACGCTTTTTCGAAATATTCGATTATCCCAAAGATGGCACATGGTGGAGTCACTCCCGATTTGTCCATTGACTTATTTGGAACAAAGAGTGAGGCCCCTGTCCTGTTTGCCCCCATTGGCGTATTGAGTTTGGCTCATCCAAACGGTGATCTTGAGCTGGCAGAGGCTTCGGCTGCATCAGGAGTTCCCATGATATTTTCCAATCAGGCTTCACATAGTATGGAAGCTTGTGCATCCAGACTATCCGGAAATAATTATTGGTTTCAGCTTTATTTCAGCAAGTCTAACGAATTGGTGGAAAGTTTTGTTTCCCGGGCGGAAAACTGTGGATGCAAGGCCATCGTACTTACCTTGGACACTACCACTCTTGGGTGGCGCCAAAGGGATTTAAACAATGCCTATCTTCCTTTCATTAAGGGACTGGGAATTGCTCAATACACCTCCGACCCGGTTTTTAAAAGACTTATGCAAAATGCAGATCTCACACCCAACACAAAAACTCCGTTTAATTTATCAAAGTTACTTTTGGCCCATCAGTTGATGAGAAATTACCCTGAACCCTATTTCACAAACTGGAAAACGAAAAACCCGATCAAAGCAGTTAAAACATTTATTGATCTATACTCAAGACCCAATCTGAATTGGGAGGACATTAAATGGCTGCGTTCCATCACAAAATTACCCATCTTACTCAAAGGCATTCTTCATCCGTCAGATGCCATGCGGACCATCGACACCGGAATTGATGGAATCATCATCTCCAATCACGGGGGCCGACAAATAGATCAGGTCATTTCGTCTTTGGATGCCTTAAAAGAAATCAAAAAAACGGTACCGGCCAATTATCCGTTGTTGTTGGACAGTGGAGTTCGTACCGGAACAGATATTTTTACAGCCCTCGCACTGGGAGCAAAAGGAATCTTGTTGGGCAGACCTTATGTTTATGCGCTTGCACTCCAAGGAAAGCATGGTGTTTTAGAATATTGTCGCAACCTACTTGCTGAATTTGAAATCACCATGAGCTTGGCAGGAAGCAAAAGTCTGCAAGAGTTAAATACAGATTTTCTGACAACTAAATAA
- a CDS encoding trypsin-like peptidase domain-containing protein: protein MIRQVIILVLCTALVTAFLTLGAHHLMYHRKDDVLLKEWKSQRVNQSQLEKLIKSDRLHSNLLSSVPTDFITAAKVSTPAVVFIESIQEDGDRMSITNKGLATGSGVIISPDGYIVTNNHVVEHAEKIQVLLNDNREYEATVIGTDPTTDIALIKIEDSGLPYLLFGNSDSTAIGEWVLAVGNPFKLQSTVTAGIVSAKARNINILNNQQYRIESFIQTDAAVNPGNSGGALVNTAGELIGINTAIMTYTGRYEGYSFSIPSNLVRKVIGDLQEFGVVQRGLLGVTIENVDNAKAKQYGLDRVAGIFISNTTKSGAAEEAGLRPEDIILEVNGYKVATVSELQEIIGRFRPGAEVSLSFWRNKAMFTAKAILKNQINSTELIATRRDPVLVKLGFEVRDLSEAEISELKTDGVKVLNIYRDGIIFGTNMAPSYIITTVNGKKIQSVDDLVDLINSASDKVSFDGFYQNYKGRYPYSFYKE, encoded by the coding sequence ATGATCAGACAAGTAATAATTTTAGTTCTTTGCACCGCACTGGTTACCGCCTTTCTTACTTTGGGAGCTCATCATTTGATGTACCACCGAAAAGACGATGTCCTGCTCAAGGAATGGAAATCTCAGAGAGTTAACCAGAGTCAATTGGAAAAATTGATCAAATCAGATCGTCTTCACAGCAATTTGCTGTCCAGTGTGCCGACTGACTTCATCACTGCTGCAAAGGTCAGTACCCCTGCAGTTGTATTTATTGAAAGCATTCAGGAAGATGGAGACCGGATGAGCATCACCAATAAAGGTCTGGCCACCGGTTCCGGGGTAATCATTTCCCCGGATGGCTACATTGTGACCAACAATCACGTAGTAGAACATGCCGAAAAAATTCAGGTACTATTAAACGACAACCGGGAATATGAAGCGACTGTGATTGGAACCGATCCCACCACTGACATCGCCTTGATTAAAATAGAGGATTCAGGCTTACCTTATTTATTGTTTGGTAATTCAGATTCAACCGCCATTGGAGAATGGGTTCTGGCGGTCGGCAACCCTTTTAAATTGCAATCTACCGTTACTGCGGGCATCGTCTCTGCGAAAGCAAGAAATATCAACATTCTGAACAACCAACAATACCGCATAGAGTCATTTATTCAAACAGATGCCGCTGTAAATCCGGGTAATTCTGGTGGTGCTTTGGTCAATACTGCCGGTGAGCTCATCGGCATCAATACGGCCATCATGACCTATACCGGAAGGTATGAAGGTTATTCTTTTTCCATCCCTTCCAACCTGGTGAGAAAAGTCATCGGTGACTTACAGGAATTTGGTGTGGTACAAAGAGGACTCCTGGGAGTAACCATTGAAAATGTGGACAATGCCAAAGCCAAACAATACGGATTGGACCGTGTGGCGGGTATTTTTATTTCAAACACTACAAAGTCAGGTGCTGCAGAAGAGGCTGGTCTTAGACCGGAGGACATTATTTTGGAAGTCAATGGTTATAAAGTTGCCACTGTTTCTGAATTACAGGAAATTATAGGCAGATTCCGGCCGGGTGCTGAAGTATCCTTGTCTTTTTGGAGAAATAAAGCCATGTTTACTGCAAAAGCCATACTTAAAAATCAAATCAATTCCACAGAACTTATTGCCACTCGCAGAGATCCTGTATTGGTAAAACTAGGTTTTGAAGTGAGGGATCTGAGTGAAGCAGAAATTAGCGAATTAAAAACAGACGGAGTCAAAGTGCTCAACATTTACAGAGATGGAATCATTTTCGGGACCAACATGGCACCAAGCTATATCATCACCACTGTAAATGGTAAAAAAATTCAGTCCGTGGATGACCTGGTGGACTTAATCAACAGCGCTTCAGATAAAGTGAGCTTCGATGGTTTTTATCAAAATTATAAAGGTCGCTACCCGTATAGTTTTTATAAAGAATAA
- a CDS encoding TetR/AcrR family transcriptional regulator, producing MLKAISNRQLEIIEAAGKILTSSGVSGLTIKNLAREMKFSESAIYRHFTSKEEIIIALLEYLATSMDERYTQAISRAQSPEEKFITLFQNQFAFFKINPHFVVAVFSDGLLEESQRINETILKIMGVKMKHLGPIILEGQQKHVFTNTINSEELMNVVMGTFRLQMFKWRVANFQFDIGKSGDDMINSVLKLIKEKSK from the coding sequence ATGTTAAAAGCAATTTCAAATAGACAGCTTGAAATTATCGAAGCAGCAGGAAAAATACTTACCTCGTCGGGGGTAAGTGGTCTGACCATTAAAAACCTTGCAAGAGAAATGAAATTTTCCGAAAGTGCTATTTACAGGCATTTTACAAGTAAGGAGGAAATTATTATTGCCTTGCTTGAATATCTTGCAACGAGTATGGATGAAAGATATACTCAAGCGATTTCAAGAGCCCAATCACCCGAGGAAAAATTCATCACCTTATTTCAAAATCAGTTCGCATTTTTTAAAATAAACCCTCATTTTGTCGTGGCTGTTTTTTCTGATGGACTATTGGAAGAGAGTCAACGCATTAATGAAACCATCTTGAAAATAATGGGGGTAAAGATGAAGCATTTGGGACCCATAATTTTAGAAGGGCAGCAAAAGCATGTGTTTACAAATACTATTAACTCTGAGGAATTAATGAATGTCGTGATGGGAACCTTCCGTTTGCAAATGTTTAAATGGCGGGTTGCAAACTTTCAATTCGATATCGGCAAATCGGGTGACGATATGATAAATTCTGTTTTAAAACTGATAAAAGAAAAATCCAAATGA
- a CDS encoding gliding motility-associated C-terminal domain-containing protein, whose product MKSTIFIFLLFGLIQFSVQAQICADAGKDSTVCGYTYDLFGAPAGGYWTAICNKDGQLVKMDSIFPGTSRVTVTGCGTYQFVYHVDFPPCISTDTVSLNFENRSFKLQEVEYNISLQYPNMSCHPSPDDSCGNIRTLNGLIAPSPIWKINMTGRCELFEVRQTLGGIDSSNCTIQSVSQDVKITRDTSKLNWSTNQQAFLTLDANGKVTSNRFNAFLSLITQALIDDMNQKCKLEKCFVDNSLCKDTFTIDTIRTLIPVHNGGNWYFKNGNNFIRLGNSNLITLNQNEFYLNITPDAKYYGTDKISFELLSVNGNGDPIDLQTRERMIVQWREEWTYDTVDVYVYREISEDNCACNGTTTYSGDIILPVVPTFSCPEIKMVFAPTLKVKIQGKDYFCQGDITDLDGGLGYKTYQWNNGITEHATSYQRSGPAILTVSDSFNCFASDTLNLREIPAPSFTISAARNVLCRGECTELKLTVDSTYLVIWNQQDTARDLIVCPNVTKKYTATIVSPEGCRTDTFLNIQVFNAPDPRLGLDQKLTCSMNSITLDPARPDVGDKRGFYWEGPGITFLNKTSLNPVISFPGMYIFTVFDSLSGCVGRDTMEVFDDRILPIAKAGNDMILNCLNTMVQLMGDSSQTGVGYNFEWSGPSITPLKKFQINPFVDLPGTYVIKITNILNDCFTLDTVIVTQNILYPVADAGLDRVIPCDSLGLTLGGKTTSVGSVIDLVWTGPGIDSLMKNSRFPFVKLPGKYQIIVTNNVSHCQDTDEVIISLPDSLPKLSLIKSSDLDCEHDTVLIDAGKSTGKNLKYFWSGPGVNNDNRNKKSITTDLEGKYYVLIRDTLYNCEAFDSIEVFNNGGRPLVNAGLNKNITCDFTTVTLDGSYALADSVSSFTWRGPGINASNENNKKPTVSIDGVYILKVKDLRTGCVAEDSVLVNKLFVKPVPFLGPDRTLNCRKDTLDITAQLTNMKTAYSFVWTGPNINAGNERNVRQIIRAPGIYNGFITTPNPECNTSDTLVISIDTMRYNINAPDTAYFSCNNRIYNFSVNDFSPFDSIVWADVFNRRVPSPDLGRSVSFLFEGEYRYLTYQKNGCFTSGMVIVKPYTTIVVDKIEVKASCPSDPTGSIRVFIKQGDKPVTFSIEGSARDTTSYFSPLPPAPYMIRIYDRYNCFLDTVVGVPELQGLPTFLNNGMEEFLICKDTTIDIRDTLIANKFPPDQASYEWRRGSTKISDQPVITIDAPDVYSVLIINKNGCDSILIRYDINQDESLAEKKVQLPNVFTPNGDNENDKFRPVFDPKTEFEMDGYSLKIFNRWGHIVFESADPQESWDGTYKGDQAPVETYIVVFSGRLDLCGSMREVSLKSTLNLIR is encoded by the coding sequence ATGAAGTCAACAATTTTTATTTTTCTTCTTTTTGGTTTGATACAATTTTCTGTTCAAGCTCAGATTTGTGCAGATGCAGGTAAAGACAGCACCGTTTGTGGATATACTTATGATCTATTTGGGGCTCCTGCAGGAGGATATTGGACGGCAATTTGCAATAAAGATGGGCAGCTTGTCAAAATGGACAGCATCTTTCCCGGCACCTCAAGAGTTACCGTTACAGGTTGTGGAACCTACCAATTTGTGTATCACGTAGATTTTCCACCATGCATTTCAACTGATACGGTTTCCTTAAATTTTGAAAACCGATCTTTCAAATTACAAGAAGTAGAATACAATATCAGCCTTCAATACCCAAACATGAGTTGCCATCCAAGTCCGGACGATTCATGCGGAAACATACGTACCCTCAATGGATTAATTGCACCTTCTCCGATCTGGAAAATTAACATGACCGGAAGATGTGAATTATTTGAAGTAAGACAAACACTCGGAGGTATTGATTCAAGTAATTGTACCATACAGTCGGTCAGTCAGGATGTTAAAATCACCAGAGATACTTCTAAACTGAATTGGTCCACCAATCAACAAGCTTTCCTAACATTGGATGCCAATGGTAAAGTTACCAGCAACAGATTCAACGCTTTTTTAAGTTTGATTACTCAGGCTTTAATTGATGACATGAATCAGAAATGCAAATTAGAAAAATGTTTTGTTGACAATAGTTTGTGCAAAGACACTTTTACCATTGATACCATCAGGACCTTGATTCCTGTACACAATGGTGGAAATTGGTATTTTAAAAATGGAAATAATTTTATCAGATTGGGTAATTCAAATCTGATCACGCTGAATCAAAATGAATTTTACCTGAACATTACGCCAGATGCCAAATATTACGGAACTGATAAAATTTCATTTGAATTATTGAGTGTCAATGGAAATGGGGATCCAATTGATTTGCAGACACGGGAAAGAATGATCGTGCAGTGGAGAGAAGAATGGACATATGATACAGTAGATGTTTACGTATACCGGGAAATTAGCGAAGACAATTGTGCTTGTAACGGTACAACAACCTATTCCGGAGATATCATCCTCCCGGTGGTCCCAACCTTTTCCTGCCCGGAAATAAAAATGGTCTTTGCGCCTACTTTAAAAGTAAAAATTCAGGGAAAAGATTATTTCTGTCAGGGAGACATCACGGATCTGGACGGAGGTCTTGGATATAAAACCTATCAATGGAACAATGGTATAACAGAACATGCCACGAGTTATCAGAGATCCGGTCCGGCTATATTGACAGTCAGTGATTCATTTAATTGTTTCGCCTCCGACACGCTCAACCTGAGAGAAATCCCTGCACCCTCTTTCACCATCTCTGCCGCAAGAAATGTACTTTGCAGAGGCGAATGCACTGAACTAAAACTAACCGTTGACTCTACTTATTTGGTTATTTGGAATCAACAGGATACTGCAAGAGATTTGATCGTTTGTCCGAATGTTACCAAGAAATACACCGCTACCATTGTTTCCCCGGAAGGCTGCCGAACCGATACCTTTTTAAACATCCAAGTATTCAATGCTCCGGATCCTCGTTTAGGATTGGATCAAAAACTCACTTGTAGTATGAACAGCATCACTCTTGATCCTGCAAGACCAGATGTGGGTGACAAACGAGGTTTTTATTGGGAAGGGCCTGGCATTACATTTCTAAACAAGACCAGTTTAAATCCGGTAATTTCTTTCCCGGGCATGTACATTTTTACTGTTTTTGATTCTCTGAGTGGTTGTGTAGGCCGTGACACCATGGAAGTGTTCGATGATCGTATCCTACCTATTGCAAAAGCCGGAAATGATATGATTCTGAATTGCCTTAATACCATGGTTCAATTAATGGGCGATTCCTCCCAGACCGGTGTGGGGTATAATTTTGAATGGTCCGGGCCAAGCATCACTCCTTTGAAAAAATTTCAGATTAACCCATTCGTTGATTTACCCGGAACTTATGTAATTAAAATTACCAACATACTCAACGATTGCTTCACTCTTGATACTGTAATTGTAACACAAAACATATTATATCCGGTGGCAGATGCCGGATTGGACCGAGTGATTCCTTGTGATTCCTTGGGTCTCACATTAGGGGGAAAAACTACTTCTGTTGGCAGTGTTATAGATCTAGTATGGACCGGACCAGGAATTGATTCTTTAATGAAGAATTCGAGATTTCCATTTGTGAAGCTCCCGGGTAAATATCAAATCATTGTTACCAATAATGTATCTCATTGTCAGGATACCGATGAGGTCATAATCAGTCTTCCGGACAGTTTACCAAAATTAAGTTTAATTAAATCTTCAGATCTGGATTGCGAGCATGACACGGTGTTGATTGATGCAGGCAAATCCACGGGAAAAAATCTAAAATATTTCTGGTCAGGTCCCGGAGTAAACAACGATAACAGAAATAAAAAATCCATCACTACTGATTTGGAAGGCAAGTATTATGTTTTGATACGTGATACATTGTACAATTGTGAAGCGTTTGATTCCATTGAAGTTTTTAACAATGGTGGTCGCCCGTTGGTCAATGCTGGATTGAATAAAAACATTACCTGTGATTTTACGACCGTTACGCTAGACGGCAGTTACGCCTTGGCTGATTCTGTTTCCAGTTTCACCTGGCGAGGTCCGGGTATCAATGCATCCAATGAAAATAATAAAAAACCAACTGTCTCCATTGATGGGGTTTACATTCTTAAAGTAAAGGATCTACGGACTGGCTGCGTGGCAGAAGATTCCGTATTGGTAAATAAATTGTTTGTGAAACCTGTGCCTTTTTTAGGTCCTGATAGAACGCTCAATTGCAGAAAAGATACTTTGGACATTACCGCCCAACTTACCAATATGAAAACCGCCTACTCATTTGTATGGACCGGGCCCAATATCAATGCCGGCAATGAACGAAATGTGAGGCAGATCATCAGAGCGCCCGGCATTTATAATGGATTTATCACCACACCAAATCCTGAATGCAATACATCTGACACATTGGTCATTAGCATTGATACTATGCGTTACAACATCAATGCACCGGATACCGCTTATTTCAGTTGCAACAATAGAATTTACAACTTCTCTGTCAACGATTTCAGTCCTTTTGATTCAATCGTTTGGGCGGATGTATTTAACCGTAGAGTTCCATCGCCTGATTTGGGACGTTCCGTCAGTTTTCTTTTCGAGGGCGAATATCGTTACCTGACCTATCAAAAAAATGGTTGCTTTACCAGTGGAATGGTCATCGTTAAACCATACACCACGATTGTAGTGGATAAAATTGAAGTAAAAGCATCCTGTCCGTCTGACCCTACAGGCAGTATCAGAGTTTTTATCAAACAGGGAGATAAACCGGTTACCTTCAGCATCGAAGGAAGTGCAAGAGATACGACTTCTTATTTTAGCCCCCTTCCTCCTGCTCCTTATATGATCAGAATTTATGACAGGTACAATTGCTTCCTGGACACTGTGGTGGGAGTCCCAGAACTGCAAGGATTGCCGACTTTTTTGAATAACGGAATGGAAGAATTTTTGATTTGTAAGGATACCACCATAGACATCAGAGATACGCTGATTGCCAATAAATTTCCTCCTGACCAGGCCTCGTATGAGTGGCGGCGCGGAAGCACTAAAATCAGCGATCAACCGGTCATAACCATTGACGCTCCGGATGTTTATTCCGTATTGATCATCAATAAAAATGGTTGTGACTCTATTCTAATACGTTACGACATTAATCAGGATGAAAGTTTGGCAGAAAAAAAGGTTCAGTTGCCCAATGTGTTTACGCCAAATGGAGACAATGAAAATGACAAATTCCGTCCGGTTTTTGATCCAAAAACGGAATTTGAAATGGATGGATATTCTTTAAAAATATTCAATCGCTGGGGACATATTGTGTTTGAATCTGCTGACCCTCAGGAAAGTTGGGACGGCACTTACAAAGGCGATCAGGCTCCGGTCGAAACTTATATAGTGGTGTTCTCGGGTAGATTAGATTTATGTGGATCGATGAGAGAAGTAAGTCTTAAGTCAACCTTAAATCTTATCCGGTAA